The nucleotide window CGGCCGCTGCCTGCCGTTTGCCCTTGgtcgtaaacgcgatgctatgTCTCCCAATTATAATTACTGCATAAAAGTTTCAATAGCGCGGAAAAACTATAGGATAATTATTCTACGGTTTCTGTGTACGTGTGAGGAAAGATACCTTTTTACTAAGCTCAATTATTCCCTGAAATCTGAATTAAATATCCCAAGCCGTTGAACTCATATAAGACCatttcatctttcttttcaattaatttattcggTATTGTTATGTCTGTCATCTTAATTCATTGCCCTTATAATTGTAATTTATATTCTCACCTTTAAGACAACAAATAAGCATCATTTTACATTTAATAGAACTGTAGATGCAAGCCAAAAATGTTACCAGGGAAGTTACCGCgacgtttttcaatttttcgattGCAAACCAACATTTAAACTCGACACTTTCGAGCTGCGAAAAGTCTCTCTGCATGACCGGCTACCAATTGACCACACTTCTCTTCGGTTAATTCCGTTTAATGCACCAGAAAAGAAGCTGAAGAAAGCACCCTTGATCCTCTAGATTGCGTTCCAGTCCCTGCTGATGTAAGCAAAAGCTTAAGGGACCGTTGAAGGGCATAGCCAAGAAGAGCTTACTGTGTCATCGGGTACTTTTCTCCATCCAACCAAACCTCCGGCTGCATCTCAAATGCTAAGGGAGAGGTTCTGGTAACGAGGTTGAAATATaacacaaaaccaaaataaagtGGCGGATAGTTGTTTCCGCGCGTAAAGCGATCTCATCCCGCAGTAGCCGTAAATTGAAGCCCATTCACTACGACAACATATTTGGATACTTTCCTTGAAACAAACAAGGCCATCTCTTTTTTTGTCAAATTGTGTTATTATCTCGACAGAGCCCATTTCTAATTTCTAATTTGCTTACACTGTGACTCTCTAAAACACTGGaagttgaatgaaaaagaaataagaGAGACCTCTGAGTGTCTTTCGtttcaaactttgtttttcttgccTGTTTGTTTCTCTCacggtttttttttccaccttggatgcaagttttttctttacttttatcttttactCTGTCTGTACAATGACCCACCCCTCACTCCCACGACCCCATCATTGTCCCCCGACTTTTGATGCGTAAGGAATTTCAGACTCGCATGAAACAACCTTCTTATCATATTCCTGCATACAGATTTCTCGTTTGTCCGACATCTTCTTTGTTTTGAATGTTTTAACTTCCCGCTTTTCCCCAATTGCCCATGGTTCGATGCTTTCTAGAAGAATGGGTGCTGAGTGAAGAAAATTATTGGGCTGCGTGCAGAGCGGACTAAGGTCGCTCCAAGATGACGAGAGGAATTGAGGTTTAAAAAATTGGGAcctaatgaattttttttttgcggtcCACGCATGTAGAAACCTTATCTAATATCCTTTCTCGATGATAGGGTAGGGTCAGACAAGAGCAACttggaacttttttttctgttctgcTGCTCAACCATGCACTATTTTTAAACAGATGTATGGCGGATGTTGTTTAAAAAGGACAAGTTCCAATGGCATTGGGAAGTTGCTATTCGCTGTGCACTTGGAATATTATACACCGGATTTGGAGACATGCGAACATATTGATTCTTGAGGAGCAAAAGGACAATTTTTGACAAGCTTAGGGAAGGCAAATTCCTACATCATTTTTTAGAACTGACTCAATTGGAAACTTGCCAACATATTTGACGCTTGAGGAGCAAAACGACAATTTTTGGTAAGGATAGAGGAACTTCCATACTTCTCCTTGTAAAGTTCTCCAGAGTCTTTCTAAGTCCaaaaaaatgtcacaattcACATACGCGACAGCCATGTTGTATGCAATTCTTCGCTGCGAGACTGTGTCGGGTACCCtagaccatataaacagggccTTAACACTTTTAAGAGACAGAAAAAACCAGTCCAGCAACGGGGCAAGTATTGCCCTTAAGTAAGAAATAGTCTTGGCCACATAAAAACGCGCAAAATGTTTTATAGGTGCAAACATTTTGGTCTTTGATTTCTTAATGAAAAATTCTTTCCAAACCGATCAGTCGCTGTATGCATTTAAGAAGCTAACGCGACTTTTATCCAGTCACCTTGTTCATCTCGATGATTTGACTCCGGCTAGCTGTATTTGCAGAGCCGCACCAAACTCTTGTGGCTTTTCTAAACTCTTTCTCTCTTAAGGAATAAACTAAAGGATTTACAAAGGAATTGGCGTAGAAGCAGACGTTGAATGACTCCCGGATACCAAACTGGGCCAGAGCGGATAAACCTGTCAATCTTGTACTTATTTTAAGTACAGAATAAAAAGACCAGGGAAGAATAACAAGTGTGCTGAGAACAATGACAACCAATAACGTGACTGTAAGTTTCCTTTCGGATGACACTGCACCAGATGAGTATGAAGGAACTCTTCTTTTCAAATTCAGAGCAATTATCACATAAGAGACAGTGACGGTGAAAAGTACAGCTATTATGAGCGAAGCCCAAGCGAAATACGTAGCTTGTGGTGCAATGAGGAAAAACGTCGCGGTGGCAGATGCCAGGATGACAGCTAAGAACCAAATGCAGACAACGGCCTTGAAGTAAACCCAGTTCAACATTAAACAGTGTCTGATCGGAAATAGGGTCGCATGAATCCGTTCCAACGATAACAATGCGAGGTGAAGCAGAGAACAAGTGGTAAACACTTGCTccaaaaacaagacaataaaCTTTCCCCAGCCAAATCCACTACCAGGTTCAAATGTCATGGTGTGGTAAATATGTAACGGTCCGGACACTGTTCCCACAAAAAAATCAGCAATGGTCAGGCTTATGATAAGGTATTTCGTACGCTTGCGCAAGTGACGATTTCTTGCGAAAGTGAGAATGGTAAAACCGTTTATAATGGATATCACAGCCAGTTCAATGACAACGACTGTGAGCCACGTGGACCTGAACATTGGGGAAGGAGAACCAGTTTCTGTTTCATTGCCCATTCTCTAGTTTCAACGTCTCTTTAGGGTGCTTTAGTGATGTTTCCTCTTGTCGCTCctatgagaaagaaaaaaaag belongs to Acropora muricata isolate sample 2 chromosome 9, ASM3666990v1, whole genome shotgun sequence and includes:
- the LOC136927963 gene encoding growth hormone secretagogue receptor type 1-like; protein product: MGNETETGSPSPMFRSTWLTVVVIELAVISIINGFTILTFARNRHLRKRTKYLIISLTIADFFVGTVSGPLHIYHTMTFEPGSGFGWGKFIVLFLEQVFTTCSLLHLALLSLERIHATLFPIRHCLMLNWVYFKAVVCIWFLAVILASATATFFLIAPQATYFAWASLIIAVLFTVTVSYVIIALNLKRRVPSYSSGAVSSERKLTVTLLVVIVLSTLVILPWSFYSVLKISTRLTGLSALAQFGIRESFNVCFYANSFVNPLVYSLREKEFRKATRVWCGSANTASRSQIIEMNKVTG